One window of the Salmo trutta chromosome 35, fSalTru1.1, whole genome shotgun sequence genome contains the following:
- the LOC115174791 gene encoding gap junction epsilon-1 protein-like, translating to MVVVTLSPLRPPTVIGQFHTLFFGSVRMFFLGVLGFAVYGNEALHFSCDPDRRELNLYCYNQFRPITPQVFWALQLVTVLVPGAVFHLYAACKNIDQEEILQRPIYTVFYIISVLLRIILEVIGFWLQSHLFGFQVHPLYMCDASALEKTFNITKCMVPEHFEKTIFLSAMYTFTVITLLLCVAEIFEILCRRLGYLTNQ from the exons ctcAGGCCTCCGACGGTGATAGGCCAGTTCCACACCCTGTTCTTTGGCTCTGTTCGGATGTTCTTTCTGGGCGTCTTGGGCTTTGCAGTGTATGGCAATGAAGCTCTCCATTTCAGCTGCGATCCAGACAGGAGGGAGTTAAACCTATACTGTTACAACCAATTTAGGCCTATAACACCTCAG GTATTCTGGGCATTGCAGCTGGTAACTGTTTTAGTCCCTGGAGCTGTATTTCATCTCTATGCTGCCTGTAAAAACATTGACCAGGAGGAAATCCTTCAGAGACCTATATACACCGTCTTCTACATAATCTCTGTCCTACTAAGAATTATTCTGGAAGTCATCGGTTTTTGGCTACAGAGCCATCTCTTTGGTTTCCAGGTTCACCCACTCTACATGTGTGATGCCAGTGCCCTAGAAAAGACGTTCAACATCACCAAATGCATGGTGCCGGAACACTTTGAAAAGACCATATTTTTAAGTGCAATGTACACTTTCACTGTGATCACGTTGCTGCTGTGTGTTGCTGAGATATTTGAGATACTCTGTAGGAGATTAGGTTACTTGACCAATCAATGA